The DNA segment GTCCGTGCCCGAGAGCGACGCCGTGGTCGAGGTGCTCGTGTCCCGCAGCGACGCGTACCGGCCCGGCGACCTCGCGGTCCGGCCGCGATCTCCGTGGCGTACCGCCGACGTGGTGGACGCGGGCGAGCTGCGACGCATCCCGCGGGACCGGTCGGACCTCCCGCTGGAGACGCATCTCACCGTACTCGGACACGTCGGCTTCACCGCCTACACCGGAATGGTGCACCTCGGCCGGGTGCGCCCGGGGGAGACCGTCTACGTGTCGGGCGCTGCGGGCGGGGTCGGCAGCTGCGCCGTCCAGTGGGCCAGGGCATACGGCGCACGGGTCATCGGCAGCGCCGGCTCGGACGCCAAGACCAGCCTGCTCACCGAAGACCTGGGTGTCGAGGCGTTCAACTACCGTCACGGCGCCGCCGTGGACCTGCTGCGGGCCGCCGCACCCGACGGCATCGACCTCTTCTTCGACAACATCGGCGGCGATCAGCTGGAGGCCGCGCTCGACGTGCTCAGCTTCCGCGGCCGGGCGATGATCTGCGGCATCGCCTCGCAGTACGGATCCGCGGGGGAGCGCCGGGGCCCGGCCAACTACGCACGGGCGATCTACCAGGAACTGACGCTGCGCGGATTCGCGGTGACCGCGCACGAGGAGCTGCGGCCGCGGTTCGAGGCCGAGGCGGGCAAGCTGGTCAGGGAGGGAACGCTGCGCAGTGTGCACACCTCGGTGCCCGGTTTCGCACGGACCCCGGAAGCGTTCGCCACCCTGCTGGCCGGCGGCAACAGCGGGCGCGCGATCGTGACCTGCGCCGTGTGACAGG comes from the Streptomyces sp. NBC_01471 genome and includes:
- a CDS encoding zinc-binding dehydrogenase; the encoded protein is MIVEEVRVARYPAGAVRAGDFEVAGTGAPPTPGAGQVLVALRRLGLNAGMATRIGAAGTPYGPGLTIGSVPESDAVVEVLVSRSDAYRPGDLAVRPRSPWRTADVVDAGELRRIPRDRSDLPLETHLTVLGHVGFTAYTGMVHLGRVRPGETVYVSGAAGGVGSCAVQWARAYGARVIGSAGSDAKTSLLTEDLGVEAFNYRHGAAVDLLRAAAPDGIDLFFDNIGGDQLEAALDVLSFRGRAMICGIASQYGSAGERRGPANYARAIYQELTLRGFAVTAHEELRPRFEAEAGKLVREGTLRSVHTSVPGFARTPEAFATLLAGGNSGRAIVTCAV